One part of the Planctomycetaceae bacterium genome encodes these proteins:
- a CDS encoding DUF1501 domain-containing protein — protein MIHTGHSRRDVLLNSSHGFGAMALWHLLADDGLAHLSRPQFAPRAKQIIFLFMMGGQSHLDLFDPKPRMAALHGRPIPESLVQAKKSATGGVLETVMASPRRFRPHGECGMEISELLPHTAGMVDDICLIRSMHCEQSNHDPAQLLLHCGTPLFGYPTMGAWVNYGLGSACRDMPGYMVLTSDDGHGLEGAGSSLWNSGFMPSSYRGVTFRNSGDPILHLSRPPGVTPATQRARLDVLRDLNRMRQQATGDAEIESRIASYEMAFHMQTAAPELLDFSDETADTRSLYGVDSDTTRRFATNCLLARRMAERGVRFVHLIHSTWDHHSDLKDRLENNCRMTDQPAAALLRDLKRRGLLDETLVVCAGEFGRTPMGEVRRGSTAGREGRDHHPNAFSVWLAGGGVKSGMIHGATDDFGFHVTEKPVHVHDLQATILHLLGVNHEQLTYRHAGRDYRLTDVAGNVVRDILA, from the coding sequence ATGATTCACACCGGGCACTCGCGGCGCGATGTGCTGCTGAACAGTTCCCACGGTTTTGGCGCGATGGCGCTGTGGCACCTGCTGGCGGATGACGGTCTTGCGCACCTGTCCCGGCCTCAATTCGCTCCGCGCGCGAAACAGATCATTTTTCTGTTCATGATGGGTGGCCAGTCTCACCTGGATCTGTTCGATCCCAAGCCGCGTATGGCCGCGCTGCACGGACGGCCGATTCCGGAATCGCTGGTTCAGGCCAAGAAGAGTGCGACCGGCGGAGTTCTGGAAACCGTGATGGCCAGTCCGCGCCGATTCCGCCCGCATGGTGAATGCGGCATGGAGATCTCCGAACTGCTTCCACACACCGCCGGAATGGTGGACGACATCTGCCTGATTCGTTCGATGCACTGCGAACAAAGCAACCACGACCCGGCTCAGCTTCTGCTGCACTGTGGAACACCGCTGTTCGGATATCCGACCATGGGCGCCTGGGTGAACTATGGGCTCGGCAGCGCCTGCCGCGACATGCCGGGCTACATGGTTCTGACGTCGGATGACGGTCACGGTCTGGAAGGTGCCGGCAGTTCACTTTGGAACAGCGGCTTCATGCCGTCGTCGTATCGTGGTGTCACCTTTCGGAATTCCGGTGACCCGATCCTCCATCTCAGCCGCCCACCGGGAGTGACGCCTGCGACTCAACGCGCACGGCTCGATGTCCTGAGAGATCTGAACCGAATGCGGCAGCAGGCCACAGGTGATGCGGAAATCGAATCCCGTATCGCCAGCTACGAAATGGCGTTTCACATGCAGACCGCCGCGCCGGAACTGCTCGACTTCAGCGACGAGACAGCCGACACGCGCTCTCTTTACGGCGTGGACAGCGACACGACACGCCGCTTCGCCACGAACTGTCTGCTGGCACGGCGCATGGCCGAACGCGGTGTGCGTTTTGTTCACCTGATTCACAGCACCTGGGACCACCATAGTGATCTCAAAGACCGTCTGGAAAACAACTGCCGGATGACCGACCAGCCAGCCGCCGCACTGCTGCGGGATCTCAAACGGCGCGGCCTGCTGGACGAAACCCTCGTGGTGTGTGCCGGAGAATTCGGTCGTACGCCGATGGGCGAAGTTCGGCGAGGATCCACGGCAGGGCGCGAAGGCCGGGACCATCATCCGAACGCCTTCAGTGTCTGGCTGGCAGGCGGAGGCGTAAAGTCCGGCATGATCCACGGCGCCACGGACGACTTCGGATTCCATGTCACCGAAAAACCGGTCCACGTTCACGACCTGCAGGCAACAATCCTGCACCTGCTGGGCGTCAATCACGAACAGCTCACCTATCGCCACGCGGGCCGCGACTATCGACTGACCGACGTCGCAGGCAACGTCGTCCGCGACATTCTGGCGTAG
- a CDS encoding PSD1 and planctomycete cytochrome C domain-containing protein, with the protein MRLIPSISVRDVFVSIVLTYCVAAVGRCASGQDDAPLRFNRDVLPILADHCFACHGFDAGQRKAGLRLDRQADATRTLDSGTTAIVPGDSARSELWVRLNTTDDDLRMPPAETGVTVTPAQREILRRWIDQGAEYERHWALIRPRQMEPPPVPGSSHPIDRFVRARLQEEGITPSEPADRATLVRRVTLDLTGLPPSPSELDAFVADPQPDAYARVVERLLNSEHFGEHWARWWLDLAHYGDSDGYLQDFLRPVAWRYRQWVVDAFNRDLPFDQFTVQQLAGDLLPNATVTERMGTGFLRNTLSNREGGADLEEFRVKQVLDRTMTVGTTFLGLTIGCAQCHDHKFDAISQREYYQLYAFFNNADEVNFDAPLPDEAGPYADAKPEYDRKRAELLAPVAEPLAKLQADWEKKLLHTEANPGEDFAWERTLELLGLQWGQNLGEGQLEGLNIIRMPPERRTQDEQNRLLDYFLNAAPAEYSAKFAELNLNEIKAQLQALTAELPSVTRAPGMRTFPFQRSTHVFVRGDYRRHGEEVQPDTPASLPPLNVGRGADRLALARWLVSDDHPLTARVAVNRLWQELFGRGIVSTSGNFGIRGDRPSHPQLLDWLAVEFMKNGWSVKSILREIVTSQTYQQSSTARPEVDRRDPLNSLLARQVRLRLSGEGIRDSALAVSGLLSRKVGGPSVKPPQPDSVSMDGYSNSWEPSTGADRYRRGLYTFIQRTSPFAQFVTFDLPDTSLSCARRERSNTPLQALTLLNDPVFLEMARALANRVLTENPGNDQERLTHAFRLVVCRPPTAQEAERLRNYLQQQRTLFAEHPDAATELLQDAPAGTDAAWIALASVLLNLDEFIHRE; encoded by the coding sequence ATGCGTCTCATTCCGTCGATTTCCGTTCGCGATGTCTTCGTCAGCATCGTCTTGACGTATTGCGTCGCTGCGGTCGGTCGGTGTGCCTCCGGTCAGGACGACGCGCCTCTCAGGTTCAACCGCGACGTGCTGCCGATTCTGGCCGATCATTGCTTTGCGTGTCACGGCTTCGACGCCGGTCAGCGCAAAGCCGGTCTGCGACTTGATCGCCAGGCGGATGCCACCCGCACACTGGATTCCGGGACGACCGCGATTGTTCCGGGTGATTCCGCCCGCAGCGAGTTGTGGGTCCGGCTGAACACAACGGATGACGATTTGCGAATGCCGCCCGCGGAAACCGGAGTCACGGTCACGCCGGCTCAGCGCGAAATTCTGCGCCGGTGGATCGACCAGGGCGCCGAGTATGAACGCCACTGGGCTCTGATTCGCCCGCGGCAGATGGAACCGCCGCCAGTTCCTGGTTCATCACATCCCATTGATCGCTTTGTTCGCGCACGGCTGCAGGAAGAAGGCATCACGCCGTCCGAACCCGCGGACCGCGCTACGCTAGTTCGTCGCGTCACGCTCGATCTGACCGGACTTCCGCCTTCTCCATCGGAACTCGACGCATTTGTCGCGGATCCGCAGCCCGATGCCTATGCGCGTGTCGTCGAGCGATTGCTGAATTCCGAGCACTTTGGTGAACACTGGGCGCGGTGGTGGCTGGATCTGGCGCACTACGGCGACAGTGATGGCTATTTGCAGGATTTCCTGCGTCCGGTCGCGTGGCGTTATCGGCAGTGGGTCGTCGATGCCTTCAATCGCGACCTGCCCTTCGATCAGTTCACGGTGCAGCAGCTCGCAGGAGATCTGCTGCCGAATGCGACCGTCACGGAACGGATGGGGACCGGGTTTCTGCGAAATACGCTCAGCAACCGGGAAGGTGGAGCGGACCTGGAAGAATTCCGAGTGAAGCAGGTTCTCGACCGCACGATGACAGTCGGAACGACCTTTCTGGGACTGACGATCGGCTGCGCGCAGTGTCATGATCACAAGTTCGACGCCATTTCGCAGCGCGAGTACTATCAGCTCTACGCCTTCTTCAACAACGCCGACGAAGTCAACTTCGACGCACCGCTGCCTGATGAAGCCGGCCCCTACGCGGATGCGAAACCGGAATACGACCGCAAACGCGCGGAGCTGCTCGCGCCGGTCGCGGAGCCGCTGGCAAAACTGCAGGCGGACTGGGAAAAAAAACTGCTGCACACGGAAGCGAATCCCGGCGAAGACTTTGCCTGGGAACGCACTCTGGAACTGCTCGGCCTGCAATGGGGCCAGAATCTCGGAGAAGGTCAGCTCGAAGGACTGAATATCATCCGAATGCCGCCGGAACGGAGAACGCAGGACGAACAGAATCGCCTGCTGGATTATTTCCTGAATGCCGCTCCGGCGGAATACAGTGCAAAGTTTGCCGAACTGAACCTGAATGAGATTAAGGCCCAACTGCAGGCGCTGACCGCCGAACTTCCATCCGTGACACGTGCACCGGGCATGCGCACGTTTCCGTTTCAGCGCAGCACTCACGTTTTCGTGCGCGGCGACTATCGTCGACATGGGGAAGAAGTCCAGCCGGATACCCCCGCAAGTCTGCCGCCACTGAACGTGGGCCGCGGCGCTGATCGGCTGGCTCTGGCCCGCTGGCTGGTGTCTGACGACCATCCGCTGACCGCGCGTGTGGCGGTCAATCGTCTTTGGCAGGAGTTGTTCGGTCGCGGGATTGTGTCGACGTCCGGGAACTTCGGCATTCGCGGAGATCGTCCGTCCCATCCACAACTGCTCGACTGGCTCGCCGTGGAATTCATGAAGAACGGATGGAGCGTGAAATCCATTCTTCGCGAGATCGTCACGTCACAAACGTATCAACAGTCATCGACGGCACGTCCGGAGGTCGACCGCCGCGATCCTCTCAACAGCCTGCTGGCCAGACAGGTGCGACTGCGGCTTTCCGGGGAAGGCATTCGCGACTCGGCGCTGGCGGTCAGCGGGCTGCTCAGTCGAAAAGTGGGAGGGCCGAGCGTCAAACCACCTCAACCGGACAGCGTCTCGATGGACGGATACAGCAATTCGTGGGAACCCAGTACCGGCGCAGATCGTTATCGTCGCGGCCTGTATACCTTCATTCAGCGTACGTCACCGTTCGCTCAGTTCGTGACGTTCGATCTGCCGGACACCAGCCTCAGCTGTGCCCGACGTGAACGTTCCAACACGCCGCTACAGGCGCTCACACTGCTGAACGACCCTGTCTTTCTCGAAATGGCCCGCGCTCTTGCGAATCGTGTGCTCACGGAAAATCCCGGCAACGACCAGGAACGACTGACACACGCTTTCCGACTGGTCGTATGCCGTCCGCCAACGGCGCAGGAAGCCGAACGCCTGCGAAATTATCTTCAGCAGCAGCGAACGCTGTTTGCCGAACATCCGGACGCGGCGACCGAATTGCTGCAGGACGCACCGGCCGGAACGGACGCGGCATGGATCGCTCTGGCCAGCGTTCTTCTGAATCTCGACGAGTTCATCCATCGGGAGTAA
- a CDS encoding Gfo/Idh/MocA family oxidoreductase: protein MSRLTRRSFVKTTAAATAAFGLAPAIGRSGVSPNETIGVCVVGVRGRGGSHIGAYLDDARTEVRIIVDVDEEVGNKRCDEVEKKQGTRPKLVTDMRRAFEDSSVDIVSTATPNHWHALTGIWAMQAGKDAYVEKPVCHDVLEGTAMIAAARKYNRMCQVGTQCRSSKAVQDAVKFIAEGGIGECNFARGLCYKRRASIGALGSYEVPANVNFDLWSGPAQFTDPKLTRPQFHYDWHWQRLYGNGDLGNQGPHQTDIARWGLGLDRHPNAILTYGGRLGYQAEKNDPAFVDAGDTGNTEVSIYDYGNKCIVFETRGLSVNDSDDEELNKLFQSTKGNKIGVVFYGSEGYVVQREYSLCTHYDKDMNEVQNFTGGGDHFANFISACQSRKMEDLNADVREGHLSAAISHLGNISYYLGENNKVDASEIASALKSINSLDDNDATLARTVSHLEKNGVDLKTTPMSLGPMLAFDPEKEQFTNNAAANPYLTREYREPYVCPKADQV from the coding sequence ATGAGCCGACTGACTCGACGATCCTTTGTAAAGACCACCGCAGCGGCGACAGCAGCGTTCGGGCTGGCTCCGGCGATCGGCCGGTCGGGTGTATCTCCTAACGAAACGATCGGCGTTTGTGTCGTGGGGGTTCGAGGCCGCGGCGGCAGTCACATCGGTGCGTATCTGGACGATGCTCGCACGGAAGTCCGGATCATCGTCGACGTCGACGAAGAGGTCGGCAACAAGCGCTGTGATGAGGTCGAAAAGAAGCAGGGGACGCGACCAAAGCTGGTCACCGACATGCGGCGAGCGTTCGAAGACAGCTCCGTTGACATCGTCAGCACGGCGACGCCCAACCACTGGCACGCGCTGACAGGCATCTGGGCCATGCAGGCGGGCAAGGATGCTTATGTCGAAAAACCCGTGTGCCACGATGTCCTGGAAGGAACCGCAATGATTGCCGCGGCTCGAAAATACAACCGCATGTGCCAGGTGGGAACGCAGTGCCGTTCCAGCAAAGCCGTGCAGGATGCCGTGAAGTTCATCGCGGAAGGCGGCATCGGCGAATGCAACTTCGCTCGCGGATTGTGCTACAAGCGTCGAGCATCCATCGGTGCTCTGGGCAGCTACGAGGTTCCCGCCAATGTGAACTTCGACCTGTGGAGCGGTCCGGCGCAGTTCACGGACCCGAAGCTGACTCGCCCGCAGTTCCACTATGACTGGCACTGGCAGCGGCTCTACGGCAACGGCGACCTGGGAAATCAGGGTCCGCACCAGACCGATATCGCTCGCTGGGGACTGGGCCTGGACCGTCATCCGAACGCGATCCTGACCTATGGCGGCCGGCTCGGCTATCAGGCGGAAAAGAACGATCCGGCCTTCGTGGATGCCGGCGACACCGGCAACACGGAAGTGTCGATCTACGACTACGGCAACAAATGCATCGTCTTCGAAACCCGCGGCCTGAGCGTCAATGATTCGGACGACGAAGAACTAAACAAGCTGTTCCAGAGCACCAAAGGCAACAAGATCGGCGTGGTGTTCTACGGGTCCGAAGGCTACGTCGTGCAGCGCGAGTATTCGCTGTGTACTCACTACGACAAGGACATGAACGAAGTGCAGAACTTCACCGGCGGCGGCGATCACTTCGCCAATTTCATTTCCGCCTGCCAGAGCCGAAAGATGGAAGACCTGAACGCCGATGTGCGCGAAGGACACCTGTCCGCCGCCATCAGTCATCTGGGCAACATTTCGTATTACCTGGGTGAAAACAACAAAGTCGATGCCAGCGAGATCGCTTCCGCTCTCAAGAGCATCAACAGCCTGGACGACAACGACGCGACTCTGGCCCGCACCGTCAGTCATCTGGAAAAGAACGGCGTCGATCTGAAAACCACGCCGATGTCACTGGGACCGATGCTGGCCTTTGATCCGGAAAAGGAACAGTTCACGAACAACGCTGCCGCGAACCCGTACCTGACTCGCGAATACCGCGAACCGTACGTCTGCCCGAAAGCTGACCAGGTCTGA
- a CDS encoding archaemetzincin translates to MRNLRLLLLMAMIPFAPAIADRVVVMLSGVDRVISRYRLSAEDRAVRCATECLASLHQPAGDPQAGDWRATVVEPGQSLAQYALSDPIRPTAGRNVIYVQPLGDFAPAERQIVELSAEFLELYFCCPVTLLPDAGEAVVPPEARRIHAVTREEQFLAPWITTDFLKPQLPDDALALIALTTGDLWPGENWNFVFGQASLSDRVGVWSMARLGDPEIGEDHFRECLRRTLKTATHETGHMFSMKHCIFFECNMSGSGSLEEGDRYPLSLCPDCLAKLHWSTRTEPVDRLKALAQFCERNGLVQDLAYYRNAAARLTGTDAAGQD, encoded by the coding sequence ATGCGCAATCTGCGACTTTTGCTGTTGATGGCAATGATTCCGTTTGCGCCGGCGATTGCGGACCGTGTTGTAGTCATGCTGTCCGGCGTTGACCGGGTCATTTCACGCTATCGACTTTCGGCAGAGGATCGCGCCGTCCGATGTGCAACGGAATGCCTGGCATCGCTTCACCAGCCGGCCGGCGATCCGCAGGCCGGTGACTGGCGTGCAACGGTCGTTGAGCCTGGTCAAAGCTTGGCTCAGTACGCTTTGTCTGATCCGATCCGTCCCACTGCAGGCCGGAACGTGATCTACGTGCAACCGCTTGGTGATTTTGCACCCGCAGAACGCCAAATCGTGGAACTCAGCGCCGAATTTCTGGAGCTGTATTTCTGCTGCCCGGTGACGCTTCTTCCCGACGCAGGTGAAGCGGTCGTTCCGCCCGAGGCTCGCAGAATTCACGCCGTGACGCGCGAAGAGCAGTTTCTGGCACCGTGGATCACGACAGACTTTCTGAAGCCACAATTGCCCGACGATGCTCTGGCTCTCATCGCGTTAACGACCGGCGATCTGTGGCCGGGCGAAAACTGGAACTTTGTGTTCGGCCAGGCATCGCTGTCGGATCGCGTCGGCGTCTGGTCGATGGCACGGCTCGGCGATCCGGAAATCGGAGAAGACCACTTTCGTGAATGTCTGCGCCGGACGCTGAAAACGGCAACTCACGAAACGGGCCACATGTTTTCCATGAAGCACTGCATCTTTTTCGAATGCAATATGTCCGGAAGCGGTTCGCTGGAGGAAGGTGATCGCTATCCGCTGAGCCTATGTCCGGACTGCCTGGCCAAACTGCACTGGTCAACGCGCACGGAGCCAGTGGACCGACTGAAAGCACTGGCACAGTTCTGCGAACGAAACGGTCTGGTACAGGACCTTGCTTATTACAGGAATGCTGCAGCGCGGCTCACCGGGACTGACGCAGCGGGGCAAGACTGA
- a CDS encoding N-acetyl sugar amidotransferase, giving the protein MALGLETYYGLPADVRFCNRCVMSNQRPTSAVEFRHTIHSRKTTLAFDSAGVCDACRVADQKERIDWHQREEELLRLLEKHRSKDGSYDCIVPGSGGKDSAFQSHMLKYRYGMNPLTVTWPPILYTDYGYQNWKNWLDLGGFDNISFTRNGRVMKLLTRLSIENLFHPFQTFILGQKNLAPKLAARLGIPLVFYGENEAEYGNPIADTASSLRDRSWHTFQNLDEIYLGGVSIRELTERYNVPLSDLMSFLPAQADELTRTDVQVHYLGYYLKWTPQEVYYYAVENTGFRARPFRTQGTYSKYNSIDDKIDDLHYYTTYTKFGIGRATYDASQEIRNGHITRDEGVALVSRFDGEFPDRYFDETMDYIGMKPERFHELTDRFRSPHLWGKDGDGRWRLRHTVCGNGLDDRITGVTRSPSPAKSLAELPLNAA; this is encoded by the coding sequence ATGGCACTCGGACTTGAGACGTACTATGGCCTTCCGGCTGACGTCAGGTTCTGTAATCGCTGTGTGATGTCGAATCAGCGTCCGACCTCCGCTGTGGAATTTCGGCACACGATTCATTCCCGGAAAACGACGCTGGCCTTCGACAGTGCCGGTGTCTGCGACGCCTGCCGCGTGGCCGATCAAAAGGAACGAATTGACTGGCATCAGCGCGAAGAGGAACTGCTGCGACTGCTGGAAAAGCACCGCAGCAAAGACGGCAGCTATGACTGCATCGTTCCGGGCAGCGGAGGAAAGGACAGCGCCTTTCAGTCTCACATGCTGAAGTACCGGTACGGGATGAATCCGCTGACGGTCACCTGGCCGCCCATTCTTTACACGGACTACGGCTATCAGAACTGGAAGAACTGGCTGGATCTTGGCGGCTTCGACAACATCAGTTTCACTCGCAACGGGCGAGTGATGAAACTGCTGACACGGCTGTCGATCGAGAACCTGTTCCATCCGTTCCAGACATTCATTCTGGGACAGAAAAATCTGGCACCGAAGCTGGCCGCGCGGCTGGGAATTCCGCTGGTGTTTTACGGCGAGAACGAAGCGGAATACGGCAATCCGATCGCCGATACCGCCTCCAGTCTGCGAGACCGCTCCTGGCACACATTTCAAAACCTGGATGAAATCTATCTGGGCGGAGTTTCCATTCGGGAATTGACCGAACGATACAACGTTCCGCTCAGCGATCTGATGTCTTTCCTGCCGGCTCAGGCTGATGAACTGACACGCACCGACGTGCAGGTTCATTACCTTGGCTACTACCTGAAATGGACACCGCAGGAAGTCTATTACTACGCTGTCGAAAACACGGGCTTCCGGGCTCGGCCCTTTCGAACTCAGGGTACCTACAGCAAGTACAACAGCATCGACGACAAGATCGACGATCTGCACTACTACACGACGTACACAAAGTTCGGCATCGGACGAGCCACCTACGACGCGTCTCAGGAGATCCGCAACGGACACATCACGCGCGACGAAGGTGTGGCTCTTGTCAGCCGCTTTGACGGCGAGTTTCCGGATCGCTACTTCGACGAAACCATGGACTACATCGGCATGAAGCCGGAACGATTTCATGAACTGACCGACCGCTTCCGTTCACCACATCTGTGGGGAAAGGATGGCGACGGGCGCTGGCGGCTTCGTCATACGGTCTGCGGCAACGGACTCGACGATCGCATCACAGGCGTCACAAGATCACCGTCGCCAGCGAAGTCTCTTGCTGAACTGCCGCTGAACGCAGCTTGA